A genomic window from Struthio camelus isolate bStrCam1 chromosome 2, bStrCam1.hap1, whole genome shotgun sequence includes:
- the FAM210A gene encoding protein FAM210A, protein MQRSVLQTASQLAHGTCLVFSPTNIFQRLKEQSVSSNVGCKVILALGPPKRCHHAGAALFASKKSTFSSQPANTRHKVPEERNALTSANDIPKQSPVESDSSDPDPLQDKSISLFQRFKKTFKQYGKVMIPVHLLTSTVWFGSFYYAAMKGVNVVPFLELIGLPDSILNILKNSQSGNALTAYALYKIATPARYTVTLGGTSITVKYLRKSGYMSTPPPVKEYLQDRMEETKDKITEKMEETKDKITEKMEETKDKITEKIQETKDKVSFKKIKD, encoded by the exons ATGCAAAGGAGTGTATTACAAACTGCATCTCAGCTGGCACACGGGACATGTTTGGTTTTTTCTCCCACTAATATCTTTCAGCGCTTAAAAGAACAATCAGTCTCATCTAATGTTGGTTGCAAAGTGATTTTGGCACTGGGCCCTCCTAAACGATGTCACCATGCAGGTGCAGCACTGTTTGCCTCAAAGAAAAGTACGTTTTCATCCCAACCAGCAAACACTCGTCACAAAGTACCAGAAGAGAGAAATGCTTTGACTTCAGCAAATGATATACCCAAGCAGAGCCCTGTAGAATCAGATTCTTCAGACCCTGATCCATTACAAGACAAATCAATTAGTCTTTTTCAGCGATTCAAGAAAACTTTTAAACAGTATGGAAAAGTCATGATTCCAGTGCATCTTTTGACTTCCACTGTATGGTTTGGATCCTTTTACTATGCAGCCATGAA aGGAGTGAATGTGGTTCCATTTCTGGAATTGATTGGCTTACCAGACAGCATACTAAACATCCTGAAAAATTCCCAAAGCGGAAATGCACTGACTGCGTATGCATTGTATAAA ATTGCAACTCCTGCCAGATACACGGTGACTTTAGGAGGAACATCCATCACTGTCAAATATCTACGTAAAAGTGGCTACATGTCCACACCACCACCAGTAAAGGAGTATCTGCAAGACAGGATGGAGGAAACAAAGGATAaaattacagagaagatggaggaaACAAAGGATAaaattacagagaagatggaggaaACAAAGGATAAAATTACAGAGAAGATACAGGAAACCAAAGataaagtttcatttaaaaaaataaaggactaG